A window of the Burkholderia sp. 9120 genome harbors these coding sequences:
- the queF gene encoding NADPH-dependent 7-cyano-7-deazaguanine reductase QueF (Catalyzes the NADPH-dependent reduction of 7-cyano-7-deazaguanine (preQ0) to 7-aminomethyl-7-deazaguanine (preQ1) in queuosine biosynthesis), with protein MTPEQSPLGKASTYTEQYDASLLFPIARKNAREAIGIGAQLPFFGTDIWNAYELSWLNARGKPQIAVATFFVPADSPNIVESKSFKLYLGSFAQTAFESMEVVRDTIKRDVSASCGATVSVHLTAPYEFGKLQMEEFEGLSLDRLDLDTDIYQPDASLLSAALDEAPVEETVFSNLLKSNCPVTGQPDWGTVQIHYVGPQIDHAGLLRYIISYRNHTGFHEQCVERIFIDVLKACKPVKLAVYARYTRRGGLDINPFRTNYNLPMPDNMRLARQ; from the coding sequence TTGCTGTTTCCGATTGCGCGCAAGAATGCGCGCGAGGCGATCGGCATTGGCGCGCAGTTGCCGTTTTTCGGCACGGACATCTGGAACGCGTATGAGTTGTCGTGGCTGAATGCGCGCGGCAAGCCGCAGATCGCGGTGGCGACGTTCTTCGTGCCGGCGGATTCGCCGAATATCGTCGAGTCGAAGTCGTTCAAGCTGTATCTCGGCTCATTTGCGCAGACGGCGTTTGAGTCGATGGAGGTGGTGCGCGACACGATCAAGCGGGACGTGTCTGCTTCGTGCGGGGCGACTGTGTCGGTGCATCTGACGGCGCCGTATGAGTTCGGCAAGTTGCAGATGGAGGAGTTTGAGGGGTTGTCGCTGGATCGGTTGGATCTGGATACCGATATTTATCAACCGGATGCTTCGTTACTGAGTGCCGCGCTCGATGAAGCGCCGGTTGAGGAGACGGTGTTTTCCAATCTGCTGAAGTCGAATTGTCCGGTGACTGGGCAACCGGATTGGGGCACGGTGCAGATCCATTATGTCGGGCCGCAGATCGATCATGCGGGGTTGTTGCGGTACATCATTTCTTATCGGAATCACACTGGGTTTCATGAGCAGTGTGTTGAGCGGATTTTTATTGATGTGCTGAAGGCTTGCAAGCCGGTCAAGCTCGCGGTGTATGCGCGCTACACGCGGCGCGGTGGGCTGGATATTAATCCGTTTCGCACCAACTATAATTTGCCGATGCCGGATAATATGCGGTTGGCGCGGCAATAA
- a CDS encoding RidA family protein: MKRYGVEGGKGTGGQHMPFARAVEADGWLFVSGQTPMENGEVINGGIVEQSHKAIQNVFAILKEAGYGAEDVVRCGVWLDDPRDFASFNKVFREYFGDNPPARACVVSSMVIDCRVEVDCVAYKKPAA; encoded by the coding sequence ATGAAGCGTTATGGCGTTGAAGGCGGGAAGGGAACGGGTGGTCAACATATGCCGTTTGCTCGCGCGGTTGAAGCGGATGGCTGGTTGTTCGTTTCCGGACAGACTCCGATGGAGAATGGCGAAGTGATCAACGGCGGGATCGTCGAGCAATCGCACAAGGCGATTCAGAATGTGTTCGCGATTTTGAAGGAAGCCGGGTATGGGGCGGAGGATGTGGTCCGCTGTGGCGTTTGGCTGGATGATCCGCGGGATTTTGCTTCGTTTAATAAGGTTTTTCGCGAGTATTTTGGGGATAATCCGCCGGCGCGGGCTTGTGTGGTTTCTTCGATGGTGATTGATTGTCGGGTTGAAGTGGATTGCGTGGCTTATAAGAAGCCTGCGGCTTGA